The Hymenobacter oligotrophus genome segment TCGGGGATGCCTCCCGGAAAACGCCGCTCGATGTTGGGTACCAGGCACCGCCTCCAGGTGGAGTCGATGTTGGCCATGTGGGTCAGCACCGAATACCCGTGGGCTGGCAGTGCGGCAAGCCAACCCAGGAGCACACAGGCCCCAAGCAATATGCGCATAGGTGTGTGGCGCTGCGTGCGCCCTGCCGGGTACCCGGCGTGTCGGCAGCTCTGCTAATACGCGCCCCTGCCCTATAAGTTGGTGGCTCCGGGCGGCCCCTGCCCCGCCCCAACCTCCGCCCACCCGGGCGCGTAGGCAGTAGCTATTCTCCTTCCGATCAGTCCATTTCAACCACCCCAACATGAGCAAGCATTTGCTAGCTGCCGCGTTGTTGGCCGGCTGCTTCGCCCTAGGAGCCCCCAACGCCGCCCATGCCCAAACCGGCGACGCCGTAACCACTACCGCCCGCGGCAACCTCGAGGGCATGGCCCGCCTATCGGAGCGCCACACCACCCTGCTGAAGGCGCTGCAAGCCTCGGGCCTAGCCGACAAAGCCCGCGGCGCCGAAAAGTACACCGTGTTTGCGCCCACCAACGCGGCCTTCGGCCAGCTGCCCGCGGGCCAGCTGGCCGAGCTGATGCGCCCGGCCGGCAAAGACCGCCTCGCGCAGCTGCTAGCCCACCACGTGGTGCCCGGCAGCTACCTGGCCGCCAACCTGCAGGATGGCATGCAGCTGACCACCGTGCTGGGCGAAACCCTAACCGTGCGTCGCTCCGCCGATACCATCACGATTACCGACGCCACCGGCCACTCGGCCACCATGCTCAACGACGACATTGTGGCCACCAACGGCATTGTGCACACCCTCGACGCGGTGCTGATGCCCGACAACCCGCTGCCGGCCGGCAAAACCACCCGCAAGTAGCCCGCGCCCCAGCAGCGGCCCGCCAGCTACCTGGCCCTAGGTGGTTGGCGGGCTACGGGCCACCTAGGGCGGCAGTGCCTAAACTCAACCACCGGCTTGCCGTTAGCAGGGGCATACTTTCTTCCGCTTATGTCGTCGTCTTCCTCCCCTTCGGCTGCTGCCGAGCCCAAATCTTCGCGCCTGCCGCTGTTCATTTCCGCGGGCATTATCGGTTCGCTGGTGGCGTGCTATTTTTTGTGGCCGGCTTTTCAGGAGCAGGTGCAGGCGGGCTGGGCGGCGTTGCGCAGCGGCGAGCAAGCGCAGGTAGCCAAGTGGGTGCAGCAGTTTGGCTACTGGGGTCCGGTGGTGCTGGTGCTGGCCATGATTGCGCAAATGTTTCTGGTGGTCATCAACAATGCGCTGCTGATACTGGTGGCCATACTGGCCTACGGGCCGGTGTGGGGCGCGGCGCTGGCCTGGGCCGGCGTTATCGTAACCTCCAGCGTGGGCTACTGGATTGGCCGCGCCCTGGGCGAAACATTTGTTACCAAGCTGCTCGGCCACAAAAACCAGCAAAAGGTAACCGAGTTTGTGGAGCAATACGGCTTGGGGGCCGTGGCGCTGGCCCGCCTCACGCCCATCATCTCCAACGATGCCATCAGCTTTGTTGGCGGCGTGGCGCGCATGGGCTACTTTAAGTTCATCGGGGTTACGGCGGTGGCCATACTGCCGCTGATTGCGCTGCTGGCCTACCTGGGCCAAGACAGCCAGCGCCTGAAAACCGGCTTGCTGTGGGTGTCGGGCGTGGGCCTGCTGCTATTTGGCGGGTACATTTGGTGGGATAAGCGCCGCCGCAAATAACTGCCTGCCCCGGCATGGTTGCGGCAACGGGCCAAGCACCTAGGGTTCCCGAATCGAATTATAGCGCGCGGGCCCGCCGAACTCATGTTCGGCGGGCCCGCGCGTTTGCTAGCACTATGGCGCTGCCGCTACGCCTGCTGAATCTCGAAGCCGGCTTCCTGCACTGCTTCCACTACTTGCTGCGCGGTGGTGTTGGTGGTTTGCACCGTCAGGATTTTCTCGGGCACGTTGGTATCAACCTGCCAGTTGCCCTGGCCGGCTACTTGGTTGAGGGTAGGCGTAACGGCTTTGATGCAGCCGCCGCAGTTGATGTTGGTTTTGAAACGAAGGGTGCTCATGGCAAGGATGCTTATGCTTTGGTGGGCGGCACTGGGCTGCCCGC includes the following:
- a CDS encoding fasciclin domain-containing protein, with amino-acid sequence MSKHLLAAALLAGCFALGAPNAAHAQTGDAVTTTARGNLEGMARLSERHTTLLKALQASGLADKARGAEKYTVFAPTNAAFGQLPAGQLAELMRPAGKDRLAQLLAHHVVPGSYLAANLQDGMQLTTVLGETLTVRRSADTITITDATGHSATMLNDDIVATNGIVHTLDAVLMPDNPLPAGKTTRK
- a CDS encoding TVP38/TMEM64 family protein gives rise to the protein MSSSSSPSAAAEPKSSRLPLFISAGIIGSLVACYFLWPAFQEQVQAGWAALRSGEQAQVAKWVQQFGYWGPVVLVLAMIAQMFLVVINNALLILVAILAYGPVWGAALAWAGVIVTSSVGYWIGRALGETFVTKLLGHKNQQKVTEFVEQYGLGAVALARLTPIISNDAISFVGGVARMGYFKFIGVTAVAILPLIALLAYLGQDSQRLKTGLLWVSGVGLLLFGGYIWWDKRRRK
- a CDS encoding heavy-metal-associated domain-containing protein — its product is MSTLRFKTNINCGGCIKAVTPTLNQVAGQGNWQVDTNVPEKILTVQTTNTTAQQVVEAVQEAGFEIQQA